A stretch of DNA from Methanoplanus endosymbiosus:
TTATTCAGAGGCTCATTAGGGCAGGTCTTGTAGGTGAAAATAATGAATCATCCTCTGATTTCAGTTGAGGATTTTTCATTCTCCTATAACTCCGGGTCAGTTTCCCAGAGAAAAAAAGCTCTTTGTAGTGTCAATCTTGAAATATGCAGTGGTGAAAAGGTTATCATAGCCGGATCCAGTGGTTCGGGTAAATCAACCCTAATTCAGGCATTAACCGGGATTATCCCGTGGTCGGTTAAAGGATTGATTCGTGGCAGTGTTCATGTCAGAGGGATGGATACAAAAGATTACAGCATCTCTGATATCTCATCGGTAGTCGGCTATGTATTTCAGAATCCTGATCATCAGATTATAACAAACGATGTTGATTCAGAGATTGCTTTTGGTCCTGAACAGAAAGGTATGGATACGGCAGATATAGAATCTGAAATTGATCTGGTAACAGAGGCTCTCGGAATAAGCAACCTGAGGGGACGTGAGATTCCTGAACTTTCCTGGGGCGAAAAACAGAAAGTTGCCATAGCCTCTGTCCTTGCCCTGAAACCTGATCTTCTTCTTCTTGATGAACCACTGTCGGGACTTGACAGTAATTCAGCAGTACGCCTTCTTAAATATCTGAGTATGGTAAATGAAAAATATGGCACAGCAATAGTGGTGGTTGAGCACAGAATTGATCATCTTGACTCTTTTGCAGACAGAGCGGTTCTTCTGGAAGACGGAAAAATTGTCTCCGACATATCTGCCGGGGAATATTTTTCCGCAGAATATTCTGATAAGTACAGACCGTCCCGGAAGAGTGCTTCAGAAGAGATCATTTGCCATACAGATATTCCGGATAATCTTTTTTACCCGGAATTATTGGGTGGTAAAAATAATCCGGGTTTAAATATCCGTAATATTAATCGTCCGATCCCGTCATTGAAGGTCAGGAATCTGTTTTATGCATATCCCGGACAGATAAAATATGTCCTTAAAGGCCTGAATGCCGATTTCTTTCCCGGAGAAGCTACTGTGATCTTTGGATCAAATGGTTCGGGTAAGAGTACTTTTGGCAGGCATCTCAACGGACTTTTAAGACCGGTGTCCGGATCAGTTATTCTGAATGGCGAAGATCTGTCAGGTTATACTGTTGCTGAGGCGTCACGGCAGGTATCATTACTCTCTCAGCATGCGGATTATCAGCTGTTTGGAGAGACCATATGTGAGGAGGTTACATTTGGTCCCAGGAATATATACCCTGATTATGCCTGTATTGACAGAAATACAGAGGATGTTATGGAGATGCTTGATATTCTCCGTCTTGGAATGGATGCCCGTCCTTTAAAACTGTCAGTCGGGGAGAAGCAGCGTGTTGCCATAACGGGCTGCCTCGCGACGGATACTCCGGTTGTAGTTATGGACGAACCAACCCTTGGACTTGATTTCAGTCTTAAGGAGAGGCTTGGACTGTTAATTATGTCCTTAAAAAGGCGGGGTAAAACAGTGATAGTCTTCACACATGACCGCGAATTTGGTTATTCTTTTGCGGA
This window harbors:
- a CDS encoding ABC transporter ATP-binding protein, whose protein sequence is MNHPLISVEDFSFSYNSGSVSQRKKALCSVNLEICSGEKVIIAGSSGSGKSTLIQALTGIIPWSVKGLIRGSVHVRGMDTKDYSISDISSVVGYVFQNPDHQIITNDVDSEIAFGPEQKGMDTADIESEIDLVTEALGISNLRGREIPELSWGEKQKVAIASVLALKPDLLLLDEPLSGLDSNSAVRLLKYLSMVNEKYGTAIVVVEHRIDHLDSFADRAVLLEDGKIVSDISAGEYFSAEYSDKYRPSRKSASEEIICHTDIPDNLFYPELLGGKNNPGLNIRNINRPIPSLKVRNLFYAYPGQIKYVLKGLNADFFPGEATVIFGSNGSGKSTFGRHLNGLLRPVSGSVILNGEDLSGYTVAEASRQVSLLSQHADYQLFGETICEEVTFGPRNIYPDYACIDRNTEDVMEMLDILRLGMDARPLKLSVGEKQRVAITGCLATDTPVVVMDEPTLGLDFSLKERLGLLIMSLKRRGKTVIVFTHDREFGYSFADKVCIFRDGVLHNVTGNTDNSPYGAGYKDMGDFQ